From the Thermovirga lienii DSM 17291 genome, one window contains:
- a CDS encoding LSU ribosomal protein L21P (PFAM: Ribosomal prokaryotic L21 protein~TIGRFAM: ribosomal protein L21~COGs: COG0261 Ribosomal protein L21~InterPro IPR001787~KEGG: aac:Aaci_1817 ribosomal protein L21~PFAM: ribosomal protein L21~SPTR: 50S ribosomal protein L21;~TIGRFAM: ribosomal protein L21), producing MYAIVETGGKQYKVAPGDIIKVEKIEGEIGQMVELEKVLVVAQDTGVNIGNPYVENAKVKAVIEEQGKGEKIIVFKYKNKRKQSRRKYGHRQLFTALRIESVEL from the coding sequence ATGTACGCTATAGTAGAAACAGGGGGAAAACAGTATAAAGTTGCCCCAGGAGACATAATCAAGGTTGAGAAAATTGAAGGCGAAATAGGTCAAATGGTTGAGCTTGAGAAGGTGTTGGTTGTAGCACAAGACACTGGCGTAAACATTGGGAATCCCTATGTCGAGAACGCCAAAGTGAAAGCCGTTATCGAAGAGCAAGGCAAAGGCGAGAAGATAATTGTTTTCAAGTATAAGAACAAACGCAAACAGTCAAGACGCAAATATGGCCATAGGCAACTTTTTACGGCCCTGAGGATAGAGTCCGTAGAGTTGTAA
- a CDS encoding protein of unknown function DUF464 (PFAM: Protein of unknown function (DUF464)~COGs: COG2868 ribosomal protein~InterPro IPR007422~KEGG: tte:TTE0914 ribosomal protein~PFAM: protein of unknown function DUF464~SPTR: Predicted ribosomal protein) encodes MTNVRIYREGRKIKAIEVEGHSGYDEYGKDIVCSALSTVVQMVELGIREVLKCSGYDVKQDKERGFMGIYLLDSEDCEKAQILLETAAKSLKAIENGYGDYVKVWEVAHND; translated from the coding sequence ATGACCAACGTTAGAATATACCGAGAGGGCAGAAAAATAAAAGCAATAGAAGTTGAAGGGCATTCAGGCTACGATGAATATGGCAAAGATATAGTATGTTCTGCCCTTTCTACTGTGGTCCAAATGGTAGAATTAGGTATAAGGGAAGTCTTGAAGTGCAGCGGCTACGATGTTAAGCAAGATAAGGAAAGAGGGTTCATGGGGATATATCTGTTGGACAGTGAGGATTGCGAAAAAGCCCAGATCCTTCTTGAGACAGCTGCCAAAAGTTTAAAGGCTATTGAGAATGGTTACGGTGACTACGTGAAAGTTTGGGAGGTGGCCCATAATGATTAG
- a CDS encoding ribosomal protein L27 (PFAM: Ribosomal L27 protein~TIGRFAM: ribosomal protein L27~COGs: COG0211 Ribosomal protein L27~InterPro IPR018261: IPR001684~KEGG: csc:Csac_1570 50S ribosomal protein L27~PFAM: ribosomal protein L27~SPTR: 50S ribosomal protein L27;~TIGRFAM: ribosomal protein L27), with amino-acid sequence MIRFDLQLFAHKKGQGSTANGRDSISKRLGVKRSDGQIVKAGNILVRQRGTKFHPGPNVGRGKDDTLFALASGKVKFITKAGKKVVAVEPISL; translated from the coding sequence ATGATTAGATTTGATCTTCAGCTTTTTGCACATAAGAAAGGGCAGGGAAGCACTGCGAACGGAAGAGACAGCATAAGCAAGCGTCTGGGAGTCAAAAGATCCGACGGACAGATAGTAAAGGCTGGTAATATCTTGGTGCGCCAAAGAGGGACCAAGTTCCACCCGGGTCCAAATGTGGGCAGAGGCAAAGATGACACTTTGTTTGCCTTGGCCTCCGGGAAGGTCAAGTTCATCACCAAAGCTGGCAAAAAGGTGGTTGCAGTAGAACCGATTTCTTTGTAG